In Primulina huaijiensis isolate GDHJ02 chromosome 6, ASM1229523v2, whole genome shotgun sequence, a single window of DNA contains:
- the LOC140979528 gene encoding uncharacterized protein isoform X2: MEKGLWASKGGGHVNDENAMFDSSSKMEPKRSLQCFFDTEPAFFPSKKQAVEAPVSKPESGITISNAIPWENSTEFQSVPNQFMDRLFGSEISSHVDLSRRSVSNIGTDAVNMRNKIDSEQFENDSSDGLSISYVMEDQEAGVSYGGIRKVKVNQVKDPVNVLHGSLEHDIGMSTGLTDNHQNEDTFISMLQPYGKEDGNVTLIRNSFDLGDANIRLMGSIFGKGDDNNISMNHSYSKGDANTISFGGYQDDSVIEALTRPTGSYSLLCEQSSVLTSETHNKKEMNFPNVDPTLTTSQLFKSRLDSTSKNKMDTRPGRKEAPNSFPSNVRSLIATGMLDDVPVRYISVSREELPGTIKGSGYLCGCKSCNFSKALNAYEFERHANCKTKHPNNHIYFENGKTIYQIVQELRSTPESMLFDAVQTVTGSPINQKAFRIWKESFQAATRELQRIYGKEELNL; encoded by the exons ATG GAGAAAGGTTTATGGGCTTCCAAGGGTGGTGGCCATGTGAATGATGAAAATGCGATGTTCGATAGCTCATCTAAAATGGAACCCAAGCGCTCTCTCCAATGTTTCTTTGATACCGAGCCAGCATTCTTTCCCAGCAAAAAGCAGGCCGTGGAAGCTCCAGTTAGTAAGCCAGAATCAGGAATCACCATATCGAATGCAATTCCATGGGAAAATTCTACTGAGTTTCAGTCAGTACCAAACCAATTCATGGATCGGCTGTTTGGGTCTGAGATATCTAGTCATGTTGACTTGTCTAGGAGAAGTGTTTCTAATATTGGCACAGATGCCGTAAATATGAGGAATAAAATTGATAGTGAACAGTTTGAGAATGATTCATCTGATGGATTATCAATTTCCTATGTAATGGAAGATCAAGAAGCAGGAGTAAGTTACGGAGGAATCAGAAAAGTCAAAGTTAATCAAGTTAAGGACCCTGTTAATGTATTGCATGGATCTTTGGAACATGATATAGGGATGTCCACAGGCCTGACTGACAATCATCAAAATGAAGACACCTTCATATCCATGTTGCAGCCATATGGTAAAGAAGATGGAAATGTCACATTAATCCGCAATTCCTTTGACCTTGGTGATGCAAATATTAGATTGATGGGTTCGATTTTTGGTAAAGGTGATGACAATAACATATCCATGAATCACTCCTATAGTAAAGGGGACGCTAATACCATATCTTTTGGGGGTTATCAAGATGATTCTGTTATTGAAGCCCTCACAAGGCCAACTGGTAGTTATAGCTTATTATGTGAACAATCCTCAGTTCTGACATCAGAAACACACAACAAAAAGGAAATGAATTTCCCAAATGTTGATCCTACCCTGACCACTTCCCAGCTGTTTAAATCTCGTCTTGACTCTACATCTAAGAACAAGATGGATACAAGACCTGGCAGGAAAGAAGCTCCAAACAGTTTTCCATCTAATGTTCGAAGTTTGATAGCAACCGGTATGCTTGATGATGTGCCTGTACGGTACATTTCAGTCTCTCGGGAG GAGCTTCCTGGAACTATAAAAGGCTCGGGCTATCTTTGCGGCTGCAAATCTTGTAATTTCTCCAAG GCGCTTAATGCATATGAATTCGAACGTCACGCAAATTGCAAAACCAAGCACCCAAACAACCATATATACTTTGAAAATGGGAAGACGATCTATCAGATAGTTCAGGAGTTGAGAAGCACACCAGAAAGTATGCTGTTTGATGCTGTTCAGACTGTGACTGGCTCTCCTATCAATCAGAAAGCCTTCCGCATCTGGAAAG AATCATTCCAAGCTGCAACGCGTGAGCTTCAGCGTATTTATGGGAAGGAAGAGCTAAATCTATGA
- the LOC140979528 gene encoding uncharacterized protein isoform X1, producing the protein MSFQEKGLWASKGGGHVNDENAMFDSSSKMEPKRSLQCFFDTEPAFFPSKKQAVEAPVSKPESGITISNAIPWENSTEFQSVPNQFMDRLFGSEISSHVDLSRRSVSNIGTDAVNMRNKIDSEQFENDSSDGLSISYVMEDQEAGVSYGGIRKVKVNQVKDPVNVLHGSLEHDIGMSTGLTDNHQNEDTFISMLQPYGKEDGNVTLIRNSFDLGDANIRLMGSIFGKGDDNNISMNHSYSKGDANTISFGGYQDDSVIEALTRPTGSYSLLCEQSSVLTSETHNKKEMNFPNVDPTLTTSQLFKSRLDSTSKNKMDTRPGRKEAPNSFPSNVRSLIATGMLDDVPVRYISVSREELPGTIKGSGYLCGCKSCNFSKALNAYEFERHANCKTKHPNNHIYFENGKTIYQIVQELRSTPESMLFDAVQTVTGSPINQKAFRIWKESFQAATRELQRIYGKEELNL; encoded by the exons ATG TCTTTCCAGGAGAAAGGTTTATGGGCTTCCAAGGGTGGTGGCCATGTGAATGATGAAAATGCGATGTTCGATAGCTCATCTAAAATGGAACCCAAGCGCTCTCTCCAATGTTTCTTTGATACCGAGCCAGCATTCTTTCCCAGCAAAAAGCAGGCCGTGGAAGCTCCAGTTAGTAAGCCAGAATCAGGAATCACCATATCGAATGCAATTCCATGGGAAAATTCTACTGAGTTTCAGTCAGTACCAAACCAATTCATGGATCGGCTGTTTGGGTCTGAGATATCTAGTCATGTTGACTTGTCTAGGAGAAGTGTTTCTAATATTGGCACAGATGCCGTAAATATGAGGAATAAAATTGATAGTGAACAGTTTGAGAATGATTCATCTGATGGATTATCAATTTCCTATGTAATGGAAGATCAAGAAGCAGGAGTAAGTTACGGAGGAATCAGAAAAGTCAAAGTTAATCAAGTTAAGGACCCTGTTAATGTATTGCATGGATCTTTGGAACATGATATAGGGATGTCCACAGGCCTGACTGACAATCATCAAAATGAAGACACCTTCATATCCATGTTGCAGCCATATGGTAAAGAAGATGGAAATGTCACATTAATCCGCAATTCCTTTGACCTTGGTGATGCAAATATTAGATTGATGGGTTCGATTTTTGGTAAAGGTGATGACAATAACATATCCATGAATCACTCCTATAGTAAAGGGGACGCTAATACCATATCTTTTGGGGGTTATCAAGATGATTCTGTTATTGAAGCCCTCACAAGGCCAACTGGTAGTTATAGCTTATTATGTGAACAATCCTCAGTTCTGACATCAGAAACACACAACAAAAAGGAAATGAATTTCCCAAATGTTGATCCTACCCTGACCACTTCCCAGCTGTTTAAATCTCGTCTTGACTCTACATCTAAGAACAAGATGGATACAAGACCTGGCAGGAAAGAAGCTCCAAACAGTTTTCCATCTAATGTTCGAAGTTTGATAGCAACCGGTATGCTTGATGATGTGCCTGTACGGTACATTTCAGTCTCTCGGGAG GAGCTTCCTGGAACTATAAAAGGCTCGGGCTATCTTTGCGGCTGCAAATCTTGTAATTTCTCCAAG GCGCTTAATGCATATGAATTCGAACGTCACGCAAATTGCAAAACCAAGCACCCAAACAACCATATATACTTTGAAAATGGGAAGACGATCTATCAGATAGTTCAGGAGTTGAGAAGCACACCAGAAAGTATGCTGTTTGATGCTGTTCAGACTGTGACTGGCTCTCCTATCAATCAGAAAGCCTTCCGCATCTGGAAAG AATCATTCCAAGCTGCAACGCGTGAGCTTCAGCGTATTTATGGGAAGGAAGAGCTAAATCTATGA